In Ipomoea triloba cultivar NCNSP0323 chromosome 15, ASM357664v1, one genomic interval encodes:
- the LOC116006332 gene encoding NHP2-like protein 1, whose translation MATEAVNPKAYPLADAQLTTTIMDLVQQAANYKQLKKGANEATKTLNRGISEFIVMAADTEPLEILLHLPLLAEDKNVPYVFVPSKQALGRACGVTRPVIACSVTSNEGSQLKSQIQQLKDAIEKLLI comes from the exons ATG GCTACCGAAGCTGTGAACCCAAAAGCATATCCGCTGGCCGATGCGCAGCTCACCACAACAATAATGGACCTGGTTCAGCAAGCTGCCAACTATAAGCAGCTTAAAAAGGGGGCCAATGAAG CCACTAAGACACTAAACAGGGGAATTTCTGAGTTCATTGTGATGGCTGCTGATACTGAGCCACTTGAAATCCTCCTTCATCTTCCACTTCTCGCTGAGGATAAG AATGTCCCCTACGTGTTTGTCCCTTCCAAACAAGCTCTCGGCAGAGCATGTGGTGTTACCCGACCCGTGATTGCTTGTTCTGTCACAAGCAACGAGGGAAGCCAGTTGAAATCTCAAATACAGCAATTGAAG GATGCTATTGAGAAGCTCCTGATATAA